One region of Flavobacterium pisciphilum genomic DNA includes:
- a CDS encoding DUF2911 domain-containing protein, producing MKKIFLLSFIIIQSLSISAQEKVQIKLTSASPSASFQQEIGSSTIKMNYSRPLVRGRKIFGELVPFGKLWRTGASDCTTISTNEDITLGNNILKTGTYSIFSIPSENEWTIIINSDITLHGETGYDEKKDVMRFTVSTEKTTNFYETFTIELNDINSKGEGLLKIEWENTMVKIPMKSKADKEILALIDKYIIKEKSQNAALLFQAANYYSITDRANNQTVSWLTEAEKLDPENFYYPALRQKVCVELKDYPNAIEAAKKALAIAEQKKMKGTEKLKNQIEELQLLLKSK from the coding sequence ATGAAAAAAATATTTCTGCTAAGCTTCATTATTATACAATCGTTATCAATTTCTGCACAGGAAAAAGTTCAAATCAAACTTACTTCTGCAAGCCCTTCAGCATCATTTCAACAAGAAATTGGAAGCTCAACAATAAAAATGAACTATAGCAGACCATTAGTAAGGGGACGAAAAATATTTGGGGAACTGGTGCCCTTTGGCAAACTTTGGCGGACAGGTGCAAGTGACTGTACAACCATCAGTACTAATGAGGATATCACCTTAGGAAATAATATTTTAAAAACAGGAACTTACTCTATATTTTCAATTCCATCAGAAAATGAGTGGACTATCATTATAAATAGTGATATTACTTTACATGGCGAAACTGGCTATGATGAGAAAAAAGATGTCATGCGTTTTACTGTTTCCACAGAAAAAACAACTAATTTCTACGAAACTTTTACCATCGAATTAAATGATATCAACAGTAAAGGGGAAGGTTTGCTTAAAATAGAGTGGGAAAATACGATGGTTAAAATACCTATGAAAAGCAAAGCTGACAAAGAAATTTTAGCCTTGATTGACAAATATATTATTAAAGAAAAAAGTCAAAATGCTGCTTTATTATTTCAGGCCGCAAATTATTATTCCATAACCGACAGAGCAAATAACCAAACAGTATCCTGGTTAACTGAGGCCGAGAAATTGGATCCTGAAAATTTTTATTATCCCGCCTTAAGGCAGAAAGTATGTGTAGAACTGAAAGATTACCCTAATGCTATTGAAGCTGCAAAAAAAGCCTTAGCAATTGCAGAACAGAAAAAAATGAAAGGCACAGAAAAATTAAAAAACCAGATTGAAGAATTACAATTATTACTTAAAAGCAAATAA
- a CDS encoding DUF3347 domain-containing protein — protein MKKIIKIGIQILSIFSLIACGNNENKKQENPKDSETSVPISKEAKIRINDDVLNAIYGQYAHLTVALTQDNLAEAKLAANAIEAGAREISNNSNLASSAASIVSAPDIEKQRAAYSKLSNEMVVLLKKAGMAEAELYVEYCPMAFDNKGAVWISSTKEVRNPYFGEKMLKCGEVKEIIK, from the coding sequence ATGAAAAAAATAATCAAAATAGGAATTCAAATATTATCAATCTTCTCACTTATTGCCTGCGGTAATAATGAAAACAAAAAGCAAGAGAATCCTAAGGATAGTGAAACTTCTGTCCCAATTTCAAAGGAAGCCAAAATCAGGATAAATGATGATGTCTTAAACGCGATATACGGCCAGTATGCCCATTTAACTGTAGCCCTTACCCAGGATAATCTCGCGGAAGCAAAACTGGCGGCCAATGCAATTGAAGCGGGAGCACGGGAAATCAGCAACAACAGTAATCTTGCTTCAAGCGCTGCATCAATCGTTTCAGCTCCTGATATCGAAAAGCAGCGGGCTGCTTATTCTAAACTAAGTAATGAAATGGTTGTCTTGCTAAAAAAAGCAGGAATGGCCGAGGCTGAACTATACGTTGAATATTGTCCAATGGCTTTCGACAATAAAGGAGCCGTATGGATTAGTTCTACCAAAGAAGTGCGTAATCCTTACTTTGGAGAAAAAATGCTCAAGTGTGGTGAGGTGAAAGAAATAATTAAATAA
- a CDS encoding efflux RND transporter periplasmic adaptor subunit, with amino-acid sequence MKKNSIAKLVALLFVSILLLTACNKKTEHNNKPAHHHSANQEYTCPMHPEVIQDKPGNCPICGMELVPRHTPGTETAIDSSLRHLLKPVNEQVISNISVIKPQGGTKIFSMQVQGIITYDTREQTSISSRVSGRIERLLIKYNYQPVKKGQLIMEIYSPDLAAAQRELLFIYQSDANNPMLQKAKERLSLLGMQQKQIQQVLKTGEISYRIPVYSNATGYILDNTATANASAAAPAASPQSSVSDDGMGGMGSSGNAASNNNASTPSASAIMLREGQYVGAGQSLFRIYTNKNLIAEFAFDPSVSPQIKKGQKLVFYEPSDKQTVYTGTIGLIQPVFKEGSNFTIARVYLQDNKFKTGKLVTAAIPIVSKGWWLPQSAVVNLGNKSIVFKKEKDVFVPREVKTKNNADGMVLIDQDISDWDIAGNAAYMIDSESFIKIASENKLKK; translated from the coding sequence ATGAAAAAGAACTCTATCGCTAAGTTAGTCGCATTGTTATTCGTTTCGATACTATTATTGACAGCCTGTAACAAGAAAACCGAGCATAACAATAAGCCAGCCCATCACCATAGTGCAAATCAGGAATATACCTGTCCGATGCATCCTGAGGTTATTCAGGATAAGCCCGGCAACTGCCCAATATGCGGTATGGAATTGGTTCCAAGACACACCCCTGGTACAGAAACAGCTATAGACAGCAGCCTAAGACACCTTTTAAAACCCGTCAACGAACAGGTCATTTCTAATATATCTGTCATAAAACCTCAGGGAGGCACTAAAATATTCTCTATGCAGGTGCAGGGAATTATTACTTACGATACTCGTGAGCAGACCAGCATTTCCAGCAGGGTAAGTGGAAGGATTGAGCGCCTTCTGATTAAGTACAATTACCAGCCCGTAAAAAAAGGACAGCTAATCATGGAAATCTATTCCCCTGACCTCGCTGCCGCGCAAAGAGAATTGTTGTTTATTTATCAATCTGATGCAAACAATCCGATGCTTCAAAAAGCAAAAGAGAGACTGTCTCTGCTAGGTATGCAGCAAAAACAAATACAACAGGTATTAAAGACAGGTGAAATTTCCTATCGCATTCCTGTTTACAGTAATGCCACGGGGTACATCTTAGACAATACTGCGACAGCAAACGCTTCTGCAGCAGCTCCGGCGGCTTCACCTCAAAGCTCCGTGTCAGATGATGGCATGGGCGGTATGGGCTCAAGTGGCAATGCAGCATCAAATAATAACGCATCTACCCCTTCTGCCTCTGCTATTATGCTAAGAGAAGGACAATATGTTGGTGCTGGACAATCACTTTTTAGAATCTATACCAACAAAAACCTTATCGCTGAGTTTGCTTTTGATCCATCGGTATCCCCCCAGATTAAAAAAGGACAAAAACTGGTGTTTTATGAACCATCAGATAAGCAAACCGTATATACTGGTACTATCGGACTCATTCAGCCCGTCTTTAAAGAGGGAAGCAACTTTACTATAGCAAGGGTTTATTTGCAGGATAATAAATTTAAAACTGGAAAATTAGTAACTGCAGCCATTCCTATTGTAAGTAAAGGATGGTGGCTCCCGCAAAGCGCCGTTGTCAACCTAGGAAATAAATCCATCGTTTTCAAAAAAGAAAAAGACGTGTTTGTTCCCAGAGAAGTTAAAACGAAAAACAATGCTGATGGAATGGTCCTAATAGATCAAGACATCAGTGATTGGGATATTGCCGGCAATGCGGCCTATATGATAGACAGTGAGAGTTTTATCAAGATAGCTTCAGAAAATAAATTAAAAAAATAA
- a CDS encoding TolC family protein has protein sequence MMSNIKILAVLLLLLPLQLLSQTKEVLSLDTILQRIDKKNVLLQSYSLKAEGYKYGADAATAWMAPMVGVGTFMTPYPFQEVMDDRDKGSLMFRIEQDIPNVRKLNKKKKFIQSQGNIENATRAVTLNDYKAQAKQLYYGWMVAEQRMKVLDQNEKIMLTMKKIEEVRYPYNQSQLGNVYKIDARIEENKNMVRMQEGEIAKARAWLSSLMNQPGNADFAIDTSITPVFNPALHDTTSLAGVRGDIKKMDAGIESMQLSIEAMKAEKNPSFKIQFDHMNSFDKMMPKAYSVMAMMSIPIAPWSSRMYKSDTKAMQYNVLAMEKEKSAMLQETQGMLYGMQYEILTMQKRILGLETKIIPSMQKSLDVNFLNYQENKLEIPVVIDSWEALNMLQNNLLDEKLKLYQMIIDYEKELYR, from the coding sequence ATGATGTCAAACATTAAAATACTGGCAGTACTATTGCTTTTACTGCCATTACAGCTATTGAGCCAGACCAAAGAGGTCTTGTCTCTCGATACAATCCTGCAAAGGATTGATAAAAAAAATGTGCTCCTGCAAAGCTATAGTTTAAAGGCAGAAGGATATAAATACGGCGCCGATGCCGCAACAGCATGGATGGCACCAATGGTGGGTGTGGGAACCTTTATGACCCCCTATCCTTTTCAGGAAGTTATGGATGACCGCGACAAAGGATCTTTAATGTTCAGAATTGAACAGGACATTCCCAATGTAAGAAAGCTAAACAAGAAGAAAAAATTCATCCAGTCTCAGGGAAATATTGAGAACGCTACCCGTGCCGTTACCCTTAACGACTATAAAGCACAGGCCAAACAACTATATTACGGTTGGATGGTAGCCGAGCAGCGAATGAAAGTTTTGGATCAAAACGAAAAGATAATGCTCACCATGAAAAAGATTGAGGAAGTGCGCTATCCCTACAACCAATCGCAATTGGGTAATGTATATAAGATCGATGCAAGGATTGAAGAAAATAAAAATATGGTCCGCATGCAGGAAGGTGAAATCGCAAAAGCAAGAGCATGGCTGAGCAGCTTGATGAACCAGCCCGGCAATGCTGATTTTGCCATAGACACGAGTATTACCCCCGTCTTTAACCCTGCTTTGCACGACACCACAAGTCTTGCAGGAGTGCGTGGTGATATTAAGAAGATGGATGCAGGGATTGAATCGATGCAGCTCAGTATTGAGGCCATGAAAGCAGAGAAAAATCCCTCTTTTAAAATCCAGTTTGATCATATGAATTCTTTTGATAAAATGATGCCCAAAGCCTATTCGGTAATGGCAATGATGTCTATTCCTATTGCTCCCTGGTCATCAAGAATGTATAAATCAGATACCAAAGCAATGCAATATAATGTGCTGGCCATGGAGAAAGAGAAATCCGCCATGCTGCAGGAAACCCAAGGTATGTTATATGGTATGCAATATGAAATACTGACCATGCAAAAAAGGATTTTGGGACTCGAAACAAAAATAATACCTTCTATGCAAAAGTCCCTGGATGTAAACTTTCTGAACTATCAGGAAAACAAACTGGAGATTCCTGTAGTAATTGATTCCTGGGAAGCTTTAAATATGCTACAGAATAACTTACTAGATGAAAAATTAAAACTATATCAAATGATTATCGATTATGAAAAAGAACTCTATCGCTAA
- a CDS encoding heavy metal translocating P-type ATPase, whose amino-acid sequence MTHTYTISGMTCDGCRTKVEKTLNAVEGVKANVTLDPPLATIIMEKHIATEQLQEALAAVGKYTIEMTHTTHSQEKTAEKSCCSTADDHDHIKLAVPHNDAGGKYYCPMHCEGDKMYDKPGDCPVCGMHLVQEPAAVQVQQYTCSMHPEIITNAPGSCPICGMDLIPMQPSESEEQRIYKGLVKKMKIAVVFTVPIFAIAMIEMAHNNPLLQLMDAAKWNWVQLILSLPVVFYACWVFFVRAWKSIITWNLNMFTLIGIGTGVAFLFSLVGMFFPDIFPSEFKTEHGTVLLYFEATTVILTLVLLGQLLEARAHSQTSGAIKELLKLAPTEATLVNDGGDKVISIHDIKKGDLLRVKPGDKIPVDGKITDGESTIDESMITGEPIPVDKKIGDMVSSGTINGNKSFIMIAEKVGSETLLSQIIQMVNNASRSRAPIQKLADSIAKYFVPIVVVISILTFFIWAKFGPEPALVYGFINAIAVLIIACPCALGLATPMSVMVGVGKGAQSGILIKNAEALEKMNKVNVLITDKTGTITEGKPSVEKIVALQYSEDELLQYIASLNQYSEHPLAQAVVKFAKAKNVSLTKVDDFENIAGKGVIGTAIDKKIALGNKKLMEQTGAAVSSTIEEKIIAEQKLGKTVSYIAVDKNVVGFVTITDAIKETSAAAIKELMRQGVEVIMLTGDNVNTAKAVADELHLTSFQAGCLPEDKLKVIEKLQAEGKVVAMAGDGINDAPALAQSDIGIAMGTGTDVAIESAKITLVKGDLQGIVKAKNLSHAVMSNIKQNLFFAFIYNVLGVPVAAGVLYPFFGILLSPMIAALAMSFSSVSVIVNALRLRSLKL is encoded by the coding sequence ATGACACACACCTATACAATATCGGGAATGACTTGCGATGGATGTCGTACAAAAGTCGAAAAAACATTAAATGCGGTGGAGGGAGTAAAGGCAAATGTCACACTAGATCCCCCATTGGCAACCATTATAATGGAAAAACATATTGCGACCGAGCAACTGCAGGAAGCATTGGCTGCGGTTGGAAAGTACACTATTGAAATGACCCACACGACGCATTCGCAAGAAAAAACAGCTGAGAAATCATGCTGTAGTACTGCTGACGATCATGATCATATAAAGTTAGCTGTGCCTCATAATGATGCGGGTGGAAAATACTATTGCCCGATGCATTGTGAAGGCGATAAAATGTATGATAAACCGGGAGATTGTCCTGTATGCGGAATGCATTTGGTACAAGAACCTGCCGCTGTTCAGGTGCAGCAATACACATGCTCTATGCATCCGGAAATTATAACCAATGCGCCAGGATCATGTCCTATTTGCGGGATGGATCTAATACCAATGCAACCAAGCGAAAGCGAAGAGCAAAGGATTTATAAGGGTTTGGTTAAGAAAATGAAAATAGCGGTTGTATTTACAGTTCCTATTTTCGCCATTGCCATGATAGAAATGGCACACAACAATCCTCTACTTCAACTAATGGATGCGGCTAAATGGAATTGGGTACAGCTTATTTTATCACTGCCTGTTGTCTTTTATGCCTGCTGGGTATTTTTTGTAAGAGCATGGAAATCAATAATCACATGGAATTTAAATATGTTTACCCTTATCGGAATTGGTACAGGAGTGGCATTTTTATTTAGTTTAGTTGGAATGTTTTTTCCAGACATTTTTCCAAGTGAATTTAAGACCGAACACGGAACAGTACTATTATACTTCGAGGCCACAACAGTCATTCTAACTTTGGTTTTGTTAGGACAATTGCTTGAAGCCAGGGCGCACAGTCAAACCAGTGGCGCGATAAAAGAATTATTAAAATTGGCTCCTACCGAAGCTACTTTGGTAAATGATGGCGGTGACAAAGTAATCTCAATCCATGATATAAAAAAAGGTGATTTATTACGGGTAAAACCCGGAGATAAAATTCCTGTGGATGGAAAAATAACCGATGGTGAAAGTACAATAGACGAATCGATGATTACAGGTGAACCAATTCCTGTAGATAAAAAAATAGGCGATATGGTGTCTTCCGGAACTATAAACGGAAACAAATCATTTATAATGATTGCCGAAAAAGTTGGTTCGGAAACCTTGCTTTCGCAAATTATACAAATGGTTAATAATGCAAGCCGTTCCAGAGCACCAATTCAAAAACTAGCCGATAGTATTGCTAAATATTTTGTACCAATTGTTGTTGTAATTTCCATTCTTACCTTTTTCATTTGGGCAAAATTTGGTCCCGAACCGGCATTGGTCTATGGGTTTATAAATGCCATTGCGGTATTGATTATTGCCTGTCCTTGCGCTTTAGGATTGGCAACGCCTATGTCTGTAATGGTAGGAGTTGGAAAAGGCGCTCAATCGGGAATTCTGATAAAAAATGCTGAAGCTTTAGAAAAAATGAATAAGGTAAATGTTCTGATTACTGATAAAACAGGAACAATTACAGAAGGGAAACCTTCGGTAGAAAAAATTGTTGCATTACAATATTCAGAAGATGAACTGCTGCAATACATTGCGTCTTTGAATCAGTATAGCGAACATCCTTTGGCACAAGCAGTAGTAAAATTTGCAAAAGCTAAAAATGTCTCTTTAACGAAAGTCGATGACTTTGAAAATATTGCAGGAAAAGGAGTTATTGGAACTGCTATTGATAAAAAGATCGCATTAGGGAATAAAAAATTAATGGAGCAAACTGGCGCAGCTGTTTCTTCCACAATTGAAGAGAAAATTATTGCCGAACAAAAATTAGGAAAAACAGTTTCTTATATCGCCGTAGATAAGAACGTAGTGGGATTTGTAACGATAACCGATGCTATAAAAGAAACCAGTGCTGCTGCTATAAAAGAATTAATGCGTCAAGGGGTTGAAGTAATTATGCTTACTGGAGATAATGTAAATACTGCCAAAGCTGTCGCCGACGAGTTGCATTTAACCTCTTTCCAAGCTGGTTGTTTACCAGAAGACAAATTAAAAGTAATAGAGAAATTACAAGCTGAAGGAAAAGTTGTTGCTATGGCAGGAGATGGTATAAACGATGCACCAGCTTTGGCACAATCGGACATTGGTATTGCGATGGGAACAGGAACAGATGTTGCGATAGAAAGTGCCAAGATTACTTTGGTAAAAGGAGATTTACAAGGAATTGTAAAAGCAAAAAACCTGAGCCACGCTGTAATGAGCAACATCAAGCAAAACCTATTCTTTGCTTTTATATATAATGTCTTAGGTGTACCAGTTGCTGCGGGAGTTTTATATCCGTTTTTCGGAATATTACTTTCTCCTATGATTGCTGCCCTGGCAATGAGTTTTAGCTCAGTATCTGTTATTGTCAATGCATTGCGATTGAGAAGCTTAAAACTCTAA
- a CDS encoding efflux RND transporter permease subunit, with protein sequence MKQTLMKRIKNIFRKKPQWISEEERLKIIEKSSKQVSRGVFFATVIIITSFLPVFMLTGQEGKLFHPLAYTKTFILIVDALLVLTLAPVLISFFMKGKFRPTDSHPVNRFLERGYEPIIRWVLKWRKTTLAVNILALLISIPLLMRLGTEFMPPLDEQSILFMPVTLPDVSNGEIKRILQVQDKIIKSVPEVESVLGKAGRANTATDNSPMSMIETIIMLKPKSQWREGIDKKDIIKELDTKLQIPGVVNGWTQPIINRINMLATGIRTDVGIKVYGQNLDTIARVSERVKMALEGTPGVSDLFVDPITGGKYLDVDVNRQELARYGLTVDDVNQTVEFTLGGASIGNTVEGRRRFSISVRMAQDYRNSVERIKRIPLQSPTFGEVPLSAVADIKFVDGPPMISSENALLRGAVMFNIRDRDMGGTVQEAMKKLESAKNILPEGYFIEWSGQYENLISGEKTLKVIAPLVLLIIFFALYFAFNSLREAFLSLITVPFALIGGAYIIFFWDVNLSVAVAVGFIALFGIAVETGIVMVIYLNDAMDQLIKAKGNSRETITKEDLREYVVHGAAKRLRPKLMTVCVSLFGLVPVLWSNGVGMDVMKPIVLPMIGGVFTSAVHILLVTPLIFLMSKEYELRKYGKLEVHDVKH encoded by the coding sequence ATGAAACAAACTCTGATGAAAAGAATTAAAAATATATTTCGCAAAAAACCACAGTGGATATCCGAAGAGGAAAGGCTCAAAATAATTGAGAAAAGCAGCAAGCAGGTTTCTCGTGGCGTATTTTTTGCCACTGTAATTATAATTACTTCTTTCCTGCCTGTGTTTATGCTTACCGGACAGGAAGGAAAACTATTCCATCCTTTAGCCTATACAAAAACATTCATACTGATTGTGGATGCCCTGTTGGTACTTACATTAGCTCCGGTACTGATTTCTTTTTTTATGAAAGGGAAATTCCGTCCAACCGATTCACATCCTGTAAATCGCTTTTTGGAAAGAGGTTATGAGCCAATTATCCGCTGGGTTCTGAAATGGAGAAAAACAACTCTTGCAGTCAATATTCTGGCATTATTGATTTCTATACCCTTATTGATGCGGCTGGGAACCGAGTTCATGCCTCCATTGGATGAGCAGAGTATTTTATTTATGCCTGTTACCCTCCCTGATGTATCTAATGGAGAAATCAAACGCATTTTGCAGGTACAGGATAAAATAATCAAATCGGTTCCTGAAGTAGAAAGTGTTTTGGGAAAGGCAGGGCGAGCTAACACAGCTACGGATAATTCCCCAATGAGCATGATTGAAACCATTATCATGCTAAAGCCAAAATCACAGTGGCGTGAAGGAATAGATAAAAAAGATATTATTAAGGAACTCGATACCAAACTCCAGATACCTGGTGTAGTAAACGGATGGACGCAGCCCATTATCAACCGAATCAATATGCTGGCAACAGGAATTCGTACCGATGTAGGAATTAAAGTCTACGGACAAAATCTCGACACCATTGCTCGTGTATCGGAAAGGGTGAAAATGGCTTTAGAAGGAACTCCAGGAGTGTCTGATTTATTTGTAGATCCTATTACGGGAGGTAAATACCTTGATGTGGATGTTAATCGCCAGGAATTAGCCCGATATGGATTAACAGTAGATGATGTAAACCAAACGGTGGAATTTACTTTAGGTGGTGCATCCATTGGCAATACTGTTGAAGGACGAAGACGTTTTTCAATAAGTGTGCGTATGGCACAGGATTATAGAAATAGCGTGGAACGCATTAAACGCATTCCCTTACAGTCTCCTACCTTTGGAGAAGTGCCTTTATCTGCCGTTGCTGATATTAAATTCGTAGACGGCCCTCCAATGATCAGTTCTGAAAATGCTCTGCTCCGCGGAGCAGTCATGTTCAATATACGGGATCGTGATATGGGAGGAACCGTACAGGAAGCGATGAAAAAATTAGAAAGTGCCAAAAACATACTCCCTGAAGGGTACTTTATAGAATGGAGCGGACAATATGAGAACCTGATCAGCGGAGAAAAGACCCTTAAAGTCATTGCGCCGCTCGTATTACTTATTATTTTCTTCGCCCTCTATTTTGCCTTTAATTCCCTTAGAGAAGCCTTTTTAAGTCTTATAACAGTTCCTTTTGCTTTAATTGGAGGTGCCTATATAATTTTTTTCTGGGATGTCAATCTATCAGTGGCGGTAGCTGTAGGTTTTATTGCCTTGTTTGGTATTGCCGTGGAAACAGGAATTGTAATGGTTATTTATCTCAATGATGCTATGGATCAGCTTATCAAGGCCAAAGGAAACTCAAGAGAAACCATTACTAAAGAGGATCTAAGGGAATATGTGGTACATGGCGCCGCAAAACGATTGCGCCCTAAACTAATGACCGTTTGCGTCTCATTATTTGGATTGGTACCTGTTCTGTGGTCCAATGGTGTTGGAATGGATGTAATGAAACCAATTGTATTGCCTATGATTGGCGGGGTATTTACCTCTGCCGTACATATCTTATTAGTAACCCCGCTTATTTTCCTAATGTCCAAAGAATATGAACTAAGAAAATATGGCAAACTCGAAGTACATGATGTCAAACATTAA
- a CDS encoding DUF305 domain-containing protein: MEQATQQHSKEVNSKMYKKLALMIVLSFISMYILMYSMVDIFANVIPNVNQFYMAGLMTMPMLIIEITVMGSMYMNKKWNIVLLTTGSLATIIFFSCIRVQAAVGDKQFLKSMIPHHAAAILMAKEASLHDPEISQLSQDIIKAQEAEIAQMKAKLNEMKKK, encoded by the coding sequence ATGGAACAAGCAACACAGCAGCATTCAAAAGAGGTAAACTCCAAAATGTATAAAAAATTAGCCCTTATGATCGTATTGTCATTTATTTCTATGTACATACTAATGTATTCGATGGTCGATATTTTTGCTAATGTCATTCCCAATGTAAACCAATTTTACATGGCAGGGCTAATGACTATGCCAATGCTGATTATTGAGATCACAGTAATGGGTAGTATGTACATGAATAAAAAATGGAACATAGTATTGCTTACCACAGGCAGTCTTGCCACAATCATTTTTTTCTCCTGCATAAGAGTGCAAGCAGCTGTTGGAGATAAACAATTTTTAAAATCAATGATACCACATCATGCAGCAGCAATACTAATGGCTAAAGAGGCTTCTCTTCACGATCCGGAAATAAGCCAGCTTTCCCAAGACATTATAAAAGCGCAAGAAGCTGAAATTGCACAGATGAAGGCCAAGTTGAATGAGATGAAAAAAAAATAA
- a CDS encoding efflux RND transporter periplasmic adaptor subunit, translating to MKSKLIIRTILLIAMVFPLLFTACAQKEEKKVIQEKAQTYTCPMHPQIVKDGPGSCPICGMDLVPFEKNNAQDFLTLGSSQQALANLTTITAGENEFSNSSRLNGRLVTDPEQTIYISSRVAGRIEELYVKETGVPVRKGQPLYRIYSEQLSALQQEYLIATAQATSFAEDKRFAQIKNAAKQKLLLYGQSEVQLNELFKKQKASPYAVYYSPNSGIVAELSITEGQYVAEGASIMKLEDYNRLWVEADVYPADAGKIKTGQKVKVIVSGYEDQPQTMTVDFINPALQTSKQIIQLRGTIANPNNQWQAGQQAIVLLPSSEQKMKLTIPVDAVIRDGSGTHVWIEIGKGKYQPRMVAIGSETFDEVEITGGLRKGDVVVASGAYLLYSEFILKKGKNPMSGMKM from the coding sequence ATGAAAAGTAAATTAATAATTCGTACTATTTTGCTCATTGCAATGGTTTTTCCGCTTCTATTTACAGCATGTGCCCAAAAAGAAGAAAAAAAAGTCATTCAGGAAAAAGCTCAAACCTATACCTGTCCCATGCATCCGCAAATTGTGAAAGATGGTCCTGGCTCATGCCCAATCTGTGGAATGGATTTAGTGCCCTTCGAAAAAAATAACGCACAGGACTTTCTAACCTTAGGGTCAAGTCAGCAAGCACTAGCCAATTTGACGACAATAACTGCCGGAGAAAATGAATTTTCAAATTCGTCCCGTCTCAATGGACGTTTGGTTACAGACCCGGAGCAAACTATTTACATTTCAAGCCGAGTGGCAGGAAGGATTGAAGAGTTGTATGTAAAGGAAACCGGTGTTCCCGTTCGAAAAGGCCAACCTTTATACAGGATATATTCAGAGCAGCTATCAGCCCTGCAACAGGAGTACCTCATCGCGACAGCACAGGCCACAAGCTTTGCCGAGGATAAACGCTTTGCCCAAATAAAAAATGCTGCAAAACAAAAACTATTATTGTATGGTCAGTCCGAAGTCCAGCTTAATGAATTATTCAAAAAACAAAAAGCATCGCCTTATGCTGTTTATTATTCTCCAAATTCAGGAATAGTTGCGGAACTTTCCATTACGGAAGGCCAATATGTAGCAGAAGGAGCCTCTATAATGAAATTAGAAGATTACAATCGTTTATGGGTCGAAGCTGATGTTTATCCAGCCGATGCAGGTAAAATTAAAACCGGTCAAAAGGTTAAAGTTATAGTCTCGGGTTACGAAGATCAGCCCCAAACAATGACCGTAGATTTTATAAATCCTGCCCTGCAAACAAGCAAGCAGATAATACAGCTGCGCGGTACTATTGCCAATCCAAACAATCAATGGCAGGCAGGTCAGCAGGCGATCGTTTTACTCCCTTCCTCAGAACAGAAAATGAAATTGACAATACCTGTGGATGCTGTTATAAGAGACGGAAGCGGCACACATGTTTGGATTGAAATTGGAAAAGGCAAATATCAGCCTAGAATGGTGGCGATTGGTTCGGAAACCTTCGATGAAGTCGAAATTACTGGGGGCTTAAGAAAAGGTGATGTCGTTGTTGCATCTGGTGCCTATCTCCTATACAGTGAATTTATATTAAAGAAGGGCAAAAACCCAATGTCAGGAATGAAAATGTAA